The following is a genomic window from Planktothrix serta PCC 8927.
GATAGTCAGGAGTAGAAATAATTATGACGTTCAAAATTCTCAGCTTAGATGGTGGTGGGATTCGGGGAATTTTATCTGCAACAATTCTTAAGCAGGTAGAGACGACACTACAAGAAAAGAAAGGACAGAAATTACATGAATATTTTGACTTAATTACAGGCACATCTACTGGCTCAATTCTAGCTGCGGGGATTGCTTGTCAGATGAACACTGAACAAATAATTAATATCTATCTGGAAGAGGGAAAAAATATCTTCTTAGAGTCGGTTCGTCAGCAGCGAAAATGGAGAAAAGTCAGTCAAGCGATGGGAAATCATCTGCTATACCCCCATGAGCAGGGAGAACAGGGTTTGGCTAAAATATTGCAGAAAAAATTGATTCACTCGCAGTTACATAAATCCCCAAAAATTAGCGAGATTAATAAACCTAATATTTTGATTCCTGCTTATGATGTTTATTCCCGAAATACAACGTGGTTTGTCAATAACTATCCCTCGGTTGGACAAGCCTGGTACGACCCGATAGACCTCTGGAAAATCTGCACTGCTTCAGCATCAGCACCAACGTTTTTTCCCCCTTATGAACTTCCCTATAATGCGGAGCAAAGTCTTCCCCATATTGATGGAGGAGTCTCGGCTAATAACCCAGCTTTACTTGCGATCGCCCATGCTTTGTTAATTGAAAAACAAAACGGATTAAAATTGAGTGATATTGCCGTCCTTTCCATTGGAACTGGCAATACAACTCGCCCCTACAAATACGATCAAATCAAAGAGTGGGGGCAACTGGGCTGGGCTAGTCATTTAGCTGATATTTTTATGAATCCTGCTGCAAAAAATTCAGAGGATATCTGTTACCAAATTATGGAAAGTGCAGGGGCGGATCATCTGCGTTTAAATTTTGATTTGAACGAGCACTTGCAAGCCGATCAAAAATCTGGTTACTTGCGGACTTTGCTCAACAAAAGCTATAATAAATATATTTTCAAAAATA
Proteins encoded in this region:
- a CDS encoding patatin-like phospholipase family protein, whose translation is MTFKILSLDGGGIRGILSATILKQVETTLQEKKGQKLHEYFDLITGTSTGSILAAGIACQMNTEQIINIYLEEGKNIFLESVRQQRKWRKVSQAMGNHLLYPHEQGEQGLAKILQKKLIHSQLHKSPKISEINKPNILIPAYDVYSRNTTWFVNNYPSVGQAWYDPIDLWKICTASASAPTFFPPYELPYNAEQSLPHIDGGVSANNPALLAIAHALLIEKQNGLKLSDIAVLSIGTGNTTRPYKYDQIKEWGQLGWASHLADIFMNPAAKNSEDICYQIMESAGADHLRLNFDLNEHLQADQKSGYLRTLLNKSYNKYIFKNKNEYKEINEDIDNPDNCVDLIEASECYLACGEVYYKKQWIPVGEAIQWFID